DNA sequence from the Candidatus Hydrogenedentota bacterium genome:
ACGGGTTGTCCGATCTCGTGGGTTGTTGGAACTACGCGTATCGACCGGGCGAGCCGTGGGATGGCCCCGTGTGCTATCCGCGCGTTGACTCTAACAAGAGTCTCCTATTCGGCGACCTGATTCATGTACGGTCGAAGGAGAGTGCAGATTCGCCCGCGGAGGTGATCAGTACACGGTACATGTTCGCTGATTTCGAAGATGTGAACGGAGACGGCCTGGTTGATTTTGCACTTCGTGCCAACGCATCAAATACCGTGTCGTTCTACCTCAATGCAGGCACTCGTGAACCCGGCGGCATGCCTGACTTCGTGTTGGGACTGCGCTTTGACAGTCCCCCGGACGAGAAAGCCCAGAACTCGCTGCGCCTGACGGATCTCAACGGCGACGGCAAAATAGACGTGATCGCCGGGTCCTATCTGATACCAAATGCCAGCGAGACGGGCTGGCCGTTTGTCGCGGGAGAGGCGCAACTCTTGGAAGCGGGATCGGTCCCCGATTTCTGTCGCGTGGACGGAGACGATCTGAAGGATGCCGTCTGCCTTGAGCCGGATGGGAGCGGCAACGTACAGTCCTACGTGGTGCGCTGGCGTAAGAACCTTGGCGGAATCCCGCCCCGGTTCGGAGCGCCGCAGCTAATTCCTGGAATTACGACAGGCCGATCCGACTTTCTGAGTGCAACAGATATCGATGGTCAACCGGGCCTGGTTGTCTTTCACAATGTGTACACGCGACTGAGCGTCTTCGTGCGCACCGAGAGTGACGAGGAGAACGTTGAGTTTCGATATTCGGGTGATGCCCTCTCCGATTCTGCGGTCATGAGTCTGAGTGATCAGGCGTGGCCTTACCTTTGTGATTGGGATGGCGACAATGACTTGGACTTGCTTATCGGTAGTGGATACGGTTGGCCGCGCGTCGCGATCAACGAAGGAACGTGCGCACGGCCCCGGTATGCCGAGCCCGTTGCCATCGTGTCCGAAGGGCGTACCATTCGCGTCTTGCGCGATGAAATCCTGGGCGGCTCGAATTGGCACAACATGGGATATTCATACCCGGTGTTGGTGGATTGGGACGGAGATGGGCTATCGGACCTTATGCTGCCCAACGAGACCAACCGAATATTCTGGTATAGAAACGAAGGCGCTCGCACCAGCCCGCAATTTGGCAGGCAACTCCAGATAATCTGCGACGGATACCCGGATTCGGCGGAACTTCGCGCCGAGTCCGCGAGACTTGCCGGTGATAAGAATGTCCCGAACAGTCCTTATCCGTACCAGGATAATCAGCCCTTCTTTTGGAGAACCGGGGCCGCCTTCGCCGACTTCAACGGCGACGGCCTCATGGACTTGGCAACGCACGATGGTGCCACCCGGAAACTCACGCTGTTCGTGCAGTATCGAGACGAATCCGGAGCACTGCGCTTGCGTAAGGACAGGCCGCTGGCGCTTGCCGACGGCCGGCCCATCGACGACGCGATCGTAGGTCGAAGTGCGCACTGGACAGAATCATTCAAGAGTGTGGACTGGGACAAAGACGGCCTCGTGGACCTTATGTACAGTCTATCGGGAATGGACGGTGGCAAGAGCAGCATCCATCTCCTGCGGAACTGCGGCACCAAGACCGATCCCGTTTTTGCCGATCCCAAACCCATGTGCTGTTTTGGTGAGCCAATCAACATTACCGCGCATGGTCCGCATCCCTATGTCGGCGATGTGAATGGCGACGGGTTGCCCGACATACTTGCGTGTGTCGAATGGAGCGTGTATCCGTTCTATTCTTACGCCGCGTTGACGATGCCGGAACGGCCCCAACTGACGATTGGTCCTGCACGCGCGTTGGAACGGTAGTCTACGCTTCGAGGAAACCGGACTTTACGACAGGCGTCGGCCTCTCCAGAACGGCCTCCAAGTCAATCGTCGGAAAAGCAGGCGTGAGTGTAACGATTTGCTTCGTGCCATCGGGGTAAAGCAAGAAAGTGTCTTCCGATTTTACCCCGGGTGCAGACGGATTCCATGCGAACGCGTGGCCAAACTCGATGTCTATGCCCGCGATTTCTTTGACGCGCGACGACCACAGTTCGTCCAGTATGGGAAACATCTCGTGCGGCGACCCTTTGAAGGTGCGCCCCGCATACCCTGTTGTTCCACCCTGATGATGGTTGTGCCACTCCGTACCCACGAATCCCAATTCCCGGTAAGCGCGCTGGCATACGGAGAATACGTCTGCGAGGGTCTTGCCGGGTTCGCAAGCTTCCTGCAACATGGCATCAACGCCGCAGATGCGATTCTCCGCTTCGAGTATTTCGGTTTTGACGTCTCCCACACGCTTGAATCGCGTGATGGAAACCGTGAGGCCTTCACGTACGAACCCACCCACCACCATGACGTATCCGCGAACGCAGTTTTCGGAGACCGCGTCGCTGGCGAGGTGCGCGCAGGTTGGCAAGGGGTGACGATACTGCGCGATTCGAGCGTCCGCCGCTACGAGGCAGACAGGGACGAGGCAACGTCGCTTCGCACCTTCCGCTATGAGACGCGCGGCAATATCAGCCTCAGACATACCCGCTTTCACGTCGGACAAAGTGGCAGTCATCGCTTCGGCAGCGAGTTGGCCCAACAGGCGGTACTTCTCCAACTCAAGCGGTGTCAGCAGCGCGCGAAGGTAGGCCAACTTCGAGTTGACGTTGTCGCCCACGGATCCGTCATCGGAAACGAACGCGCCGCTGTACTCTTTGGCGATGATTTGAGCAGCGTTTCCTTCAAACCACAAGAATCGGTGAGCCGTGCATCCGCAACCGGACAACTCTTCCTCCATGATGCGAGGTTCTTCAATGTTGTTGGTGATCAGAGTCACGTCGCCGTTCTTGTTCACGAAGAGCGAACAAGCCCCCGTGTCCGAAGCGATTCCCACGTAATTCCGGCGGCCGCCCGTGGCCATGGCAAAGTTGTCGGTTCTGGACAGAAGAATGCCGTCTAGATTGTGTTCGCGGAGAAAGGCCTGAAGAAGTGCGATACGAACGCGCATCAATTCCTGTTCGGTCATTTTCCTTTCAACCTCATGCACCGACGCGTTTAAGGGCATTGAGCGTGCGCCACGCGCAACGTTCCCACGTGAATTCCGTGGACCGTTTCTTGCCGTATTCGATGTTGCCCGTTCGCTCGGATCTGTCTTCGGTTAAGGATCGCTTTATGGCGCTTACAAGTGAACCGGCGTTTTCGTGATTGTAGTAAATGGCCGCTGTGCTTGCGATTTCAGCAATGCCGCCCACGCGGGGGGCAATGATTCGCGCCCCGGCGCGCATAGCGCGCAATACGTTGAGCGCTGCGCCCTCGTGACATGAGGTACAAATGAACGCCGTGCTATGTTGCAGCAATCCCGCCGTATAGGCCGGCGGACACGACAACACCCTTAGCACCCTGGCTCCCCAGTCCGCGGGTTCATTTTCGTCCTCGCGCCCGGCCACGACAAGCGAGTGGGACATCTCTGGTTCCAGCCGCTCAAACGCTGTGCGCAGCAATCCGTTCAGCTCACGGTGGCGCGTGTCGCTGAGTGCCATCAGGAAGGGCTCTTCGGCAATGGAAGGGTAGGATCCGTCGTATGCGGAATCCGCTCCAGGATGGGCCACCACCACCTTGTTCATGGCCACTCCAAGAGTGCTTAGCAACTGCTGGCGGATGTACTCCGAGGGGGCGAGCACGATGTTGAGCTGCGAACAAATTCGTTTCGCTTCCCGCTGCATACTTAGATTGCGCCATTGACTCAACTTCCCGCCTGTACCCAGGAAGCCCAAATCGAGCGCAATAGGTACAAGAACTTTTGCCGGAATGTCCAAGGCCGTTTGAAGCGGGCTAAGAACCAGGTCCGGATGGGCCAATTGAACTGCCCGCTCCATGTTCTTTTCGTGCGGACCGGACTCGGCGCTTGAACCTGGGGCAGGTTTGCCCACATAGACACGCTCCCATCCGGCGTACGTGTCGTGAGAGTGTTCATCTGTAAGGAGAACAAAATTCGTTTCGGGTTGGACGGCGCGCATTGCCTCCAGAAGACTGCGCAGGAACACGTCTTCCTCGTCGTATCCGGGCTCGAAAGAAGTTGCGTTTACCGCGAGCCGCATGGAAGGCAACCGGCTTCACTCGTGTGTGAGCCGTTCGAGGGATTTGGGGACTCCCGAAAACTGTAACTCGTACTCATTGTATAGACGTGCCGTTTCACCCTGTCAAAACAACGTTCTGTTGGAAGCTGGGTGCGCGCACGCGATGGTCAAAACTCCCGCTTCGTTACCCCAGTACGCGCTAACCGGCAGCATGAGGGATTGTACCAAAAACGCGAAGCGGCTCGTCATTCAATCGGTCCGGCCTGGAAATCGCCGGGAATGGGCACGTTCAACAGGCTGAGGACGGTTGGGGCCACGTTCAGTATCGACTTGCCGCGAATGAGGCGTCCGGCGCGTTCCCCCCCGTCGTCCATGATGAGCAATCCGTGGTAATCGTGATTGGCGTCGTCCGGTCCGGTGTCGTTCTCGGTGGAAAAAACCGAATCGTGGGCGACGGTGCCGATGGCGCGCCACGCGAGATCGCCGAAATAGACAAAGAGGTCGGGGGGGATGCCTTTTACCGATTTGTACAGGTCTTCGGGACGGCAGACCCGGGTGCCGAGGGGCTGCCCGTCCGGCCCGGCCATGATTTCGAGCTTGTCCTTGAGTTCGGTCCTCAGGGCCTCGTACTCATTCAGAGGCACGATGCCCTTGGCCTCACGTCCCTTCACGTTAATCATAAGCCGCGCATAGTAGCCGCCCGCTGCCCACGCCCGGGTGCTATCCCAATCGATATCGCATTGTTCGATCGGAGTCGGCGTATGGACCGGTGTCTTCAGTTTCAGGTACCCATGGTCCATCAGCCACTGATTTATGCAGACGCCGCCTCTCATTGCCTGGGCGCCATGATCGGACACGACGAGAACAGCGGTCGATTCGTCGACCAGGGAAAGGAGTTCGCCAATCTGAGTGTCAAGGAATTGGTAGTAATCGCGGAACGCATGCTCGAACGGATTGCCCGCTACGTATTTCGGATGCTTCGAGTCGCAGAACCTCCAGAATCCGTGATGGAGACGGTCTGGGCCCATCTCGACCATCGCGAAGAAATCCCATTCCTTGGTCTGCAATAGGTGACGCGCGACTTTGAATCGGTTTTCCGTCAGCGCATAGATGCGCTTGAGAAGGCCGGCTTTCTCTTCGGTGCGAAAATCCTTCACGTCGAAGAGGTATTCGCCGACTCTTGCTTCAATCTCCTGCTTAAGGCTCTTGGGATAGGTATAGTCGCAGGATGCATCCGGAGTCAGAAAGTCAGAGACCAAACATCCCTCCAGAGGTCTTGGGGGATAGGTCTGCGGCATGCCAAGCACCACGGACTTCTTGCCGTGGCGCGAGAGAATATCCCATACGCGCGGCTCCACGATGTGCGTTGCGTCGTGGGTGGCCAATGCCTCGTAGGAATAGTCCGCGCGATTCCGAAATCCATAGCAGCCGAGCGTACCGGGGTCTTTGCCCGACATCATGCATGCCCACGCGGGAACCGTGATGGGCGGATGGCAACTGGTCAGCAATCCCCAACCCCCGCGCCGCTGAAGCGCGTGAAGATTGGGCAGGTCAAACGCGCCAGGCCCGAACACAAACTGCGGCGCGGCGCAGTCCAGTCCTATCAGCAAGACACGTTTGACCTGCGATTGACTCATCAGGCCGTGCCTTGTGCCCACTTGATGAGCACTTTGGCGACTTCCGGTCGCGTGAATTCCACCGGGGGAATCTCTCCGGCCTTCAACATCTCGCGCACCTTGGTGCCGCTCAAGAAGACGTGGTGTTCTTTATCGTGCGGGCAGGACTTGATCGAACCCATGTTGCCGCACGTCTTGCAGTGGAACGTGTGGTCGAAGAAGAGCGGCGTGATGCCGATCTCCGCCGGGTCGAATTCCTGGAAGATGTGATGCGCGTCGTAGGTGCCGTAATAATTGCCCACGCCCGCGTGGTCGCGTCCGACAATGAAGTGCGTGCACCCGTAATTCTTGCGGATGATCGCGTGCATGATGGCTTCACGCGGCCCCGCATAGCGCATATTCACGGGCATCAGTGAAAGCATGGTATGCGCTTTCGGGTAGTAGTGGTCGATGATGGTCTTGTAGCACTCCATGCGGACATTGCCGGGGATGTCGTCGCTCTTAGTCGTTCCCATGAGCGGGTGAATGAGAAGCCCGTCGCACACTTCCAAGGCGCATTTCGTGAGGTATTCATGCGCGCGGTGGATGGGATTGCGTGTCTGGAACGCGACGATGCGCTTCCAACCGTGGTGTTCGAAGGCTGCGCGAGTTTCTTTCGGCGTGAGGTTGTACTCCTGAAACTCGATGGTTCGCGCCTTGAGCACATCCAGCGGGCCGGACAGAAACACGTCGCCAAGTTGAAGCGTATAGGCGACGCCGGGGTGCGCTTCATCGGTCGTGCGATAGGTCTTCTCCGCAATTTCGCGATGGTCCACGCTGAATTTCTCGGCGAGGTGCAGAATCGCGACAACGTCGCCTTCATCATCTTCAATGGCGATTTCCGTTCCGATGGCAAACTTCGCTGCTTCTTCGGTGCTCACGGAAAGGAGAATGGGAATCGACCAAGGTATGCCCGGGCGGAGGTGCATGGTATCCAAGACGCCACGGACTTCGGCTTCGTTCATGAAACCGGTAAGGGGGCTGAAGATACCTTTTGCGATACAGTCGATATCGAAAGCGGCGTATGCATCGACTTTGATTCGAGGCAATTGCGCCGCCTTCTGCTTGGCGGCTTCCAAAGCCGATCCGGTCAGGAAACGATCCACTAAGGTGCCGCCGTGCGGTGCCAATGACATGCTCTACCTCCGTAAAGGGTTGGGGTGTCAAACGTGTGTCGATCAAGCGCCCGGACTTGTCAGGCGCTTGGATGAAGGCGGAGTCTAGCATCCTGTCTATGCAGGGCGCAAACAGGCTACTTCTTCTGTACAGTGACTGAGCGGCCAGCTATTCAGTCCGAGGGCCGCGCGTTTATTCCGCGCGGAGACCGGGGCCTGCGCTGGTGCCGTAGACCGCACCTTCACGATGCCCCATGCCTGGCCCAAAACGGTGCTCCGGGCCCTCGCCGGGAATGGCGGACAGGAGAATCCCCAGCACAACAACGACGGCGAGCGCGGCCAACGCGGAGGGCGCGGTGAGGTAACTCAGCAGGGTCCGCCAGTTCAGGATCACGTGAACCAGCCCGGCAATCACAAACAAGAGGCCCAGCCATTCGTGGATTCCCTTGATGGCGGGCAGGTGAACTCCGAAGAGCAGGAGGGTACCGGTTGCGCCGACGGCTACAAAACTGAATGCGGTCAACGGGCTGACCCAGGATTTGCGGCAAATAGTGTTGAACATGATGTATTCCCCCTAGCGTTCGACATTCCAAGACTGCTTCTGGCGTCCGGAGAGGTCTGGACCTTGGCCCGCCTATTCGAAGATTGTTAGTTCTACGGCGGCCATCAAGACGATATCACCGCCAG
Encoded proteins:
- a CDS encoding VCBS repeat-containing protein, whose product is GLSDLVGCWNYAYRPGEPWDGPVCYPRVDSNKSLLFGDLIHVRSKESADSPAEVISTRYMFADFEDVNGDGLVDFALRANASNTVSFYLNAGTREPGGMPDFVLGLRFDSPPDEKAQNSLRLTDLNGDGKIDVIAGSYLIPNASETGWPFVAGEAQLLEAGSVPDFCRVDGDDLKDAVCLEPDGSGNVQSYVVRWRKNLGGIPPRFGAPQLIPGITTGRSDFLSATDIDGQPGLVVFHNVYTRLSVFVRTESDEENVEFRYSGDALSDSAVMSLSDQAWPYLCDWDGDNDLDLLIGSGYGWPRVAINEGTCARPRYAEPVAIVSEGRTIRVLRDEILGGSNWHNMGYSYPVLVDWDGDGLSDLMLPNETNRIFWYRNEGARTSPQFGRQLQIICDGYPDSAELRAESARLAGDKNVPNSPYPYQDNQPFFWRTGAAFADFNGDGLMDLATHDGATRKLTLFVQYRDESGALRLRKDRPLALADGRPIDDAIVGRSAHWTESFKSVDWDKDGLVDLMYSLSGMDGGKSSIHLLRNCGTKTDPVFADPKPMCCFGEPINITAHGPHPYVGDVNGDGLPDILACVEWSVYPFYSYAALTMPERPQLTIGPARALER
- a CDS encoding M24 family metallopeptidase: MTEQELMRVRIALLQAFLREHNLDGILLSRTDNFAMATGGRRNYVGIASDTGACSLFVNKNGDVTLITNNIEEPRIMEEELSGCGCTAHRFLWFEGNAAQIIAKEYSGAFVSDDGSVGDNVNSKLAYLRALLTPLELEKYRLLGQLAAEAMTATLSDVKAGMSEADIAARLIAEGAKRRCLVPVCLVAADARIAQYRHPLPTCAHLASDAVSENCVRGYVMVVGGFVREGLTVSITRFKRVGDVKTEILEAENRICGVDAMLQEACEPGKTLADVFSVCQRAYRELGFVGTEWHNHHQGGTTGYAGRTFKGSPHEMFPILDELWSSRVKEIAGIDIEFGHAFAWNPSAPGVKSEDTFLLYPDGTKQIVTLTPAFPTIDLEAVLERPTPVVKSGFLEA
- a CDS encoding glycosyltransferase, translated to MRLAVNATSFEPGYDEEDVFLRSLLEAMRAVQPETNFVLLTDEHSHDTYAGWERVYVGKPAPGSSAESGPHEKNMERAVQLAHPDLVLSPLQTALDIPAKVLVPIALDLGFLGTGGKLSQWRNLSMQREAKRICSQLNIVLAPSEYIRQQLLSTLGVAMNKVVVAHPGADSAYDGSYPSIAEEPFLMALSDTRHRELNGLLRTAFERLEPEMSHSLVVAGREDENEPADWGARVLRVLSCPPAYTAGLLQHSTAFICTSCHEGAALNVLRAMRAGARIIAPRVGGIAEIASTAAIYYNHENAGSLVSAIKRSLTEDRSERTGNIEYGKKRSTEFTWERCAWRTLNALKRVGA
- a CDS encoding alkaline phosphatase family protein — encoded protein: MSQSQVKRVLLIGLDCAAPQFVFGPGAFDLPNLHALQRRGGWGLLTSCHPPITVPAWACMMSGKDPGTLGCYGFRNRADYSYEALATHDATHIVEPRVWDILSRHGKKSVVLGMPQTYPPRPLEGCLVSDFLTPDASCDYTYPKSLKQEIEARVGEYLFDVKDFRTEEKAGLLKRIYALTENRFKVARHLLQTKEWDFFAMVEMGPDRLHHGFWRFCDSKHPKYVAGNPFEHAFRDYYQFLDTQIGELLSLVDESTAVLVVSDHGAQAMRGGVCINQWLMDHGYLKLKTPVHTPTPIEQCDIDWDSTRAWAAGGYYARLMINVKGREAKGIVPLNEYEALRTELKDKLEIMAGPDGQPLGTRVCRPEDLYKSVKGIPPDLFVYFGDLAWRAIGTVAHDSVFSTENDTGPDDANHDYHGLLIMDDGGERAGRLIRGKSILNVAPTVLSLLNVPIPGDFQAGPIE
- the sat gene encoding sulfate adenylyltransferase — its product is MSLAPHGGTLVDRFLTGSALEAAKQKAAQLPRIKVDAYAAFDIDCIAKGIFSPLTGFMNEAEVRGVLDTMHLRPGIPWSIPILLSVSTEEAAKFAIGTEIAIEDDEGDVVAILHLAEKFSVDHREIAEKTYRTTDEAHPGVAYTLQLGDVFLSGPLDVLKARTIEFQEYNLTPKETRAAFEHHGWKRIVAFQTRNPIHRAHEYLTKCALEVCDGLLIHPLMGTTKSDDIPGNVRMECYKTIIDHYYPKAHTMLSLMPVNMRYAGPREAIMHAIIRKNYGCTHFIVGRDHAGVGNYYGTYDAHHIFQEFDPAEIGITPLFFDHTFHCKTCGNMGSIKSCPHDKEHHVFLSGTKVREMLKAGEIPPVEFTRPEVAKVLIKWAQGTA
- a CDS encoding DUF4405 domain-containing protein — translated: MFNTICRKSWVSPLTAFSFVAVGATGTLLLFGVHLPAIKGIHEWLGLLFVIAGLVHVILNWRTLLSYLTAPSALAALAVVVVLGILLSAIPGEGPEHRFGPGMGHREGAVYGTSAGPGLRAE